The proteins below come from a single Fusobacterium nucleatum genomic window:
- a CDS encoding sensor histidine kinase, which translates to MFIKKDSLLLRIISYNGIAIVIVASIMATLFGIMIFNELNMRLLDKSRERTLLVNKAYLYYIDKSREHLYDASTDAVNLILVDSNDKLIQNRLASAVRNQLSTESYGLYRKSFIQIVSPNRIILGESGDRDIKYDLYKNNDIIPSKEFLEYGKSEYVSTKEALYVRIVQPYRLYKSTERNYIVLTFPLSNYSLSEIKEYAYLTKDDKVFILSRDGHLYGELSLDKVDNFFENFKFNKVGRELSDNKYYFSEKKIGDNYYYLGMLALKNNSKSDDYIGDIGVAISKNDFVVVKYMLATIILVVGILAVVISTTLCARIFAKLLKPLNILADKTEKIGVNNEKDEGGIDFKEENIFEIRSISNSLKFMTERIEENEKLLKQNNNKLNTNLNRLVAVEKLLMEIDLVGSFQEGVNKVLRALTSEIDLGYSRAIYLEYSEEKDELSVKNYAINPHILANAEKYTEGINGFTFQINNIGEMIPLLNIKYEPGGIFWESMETGKIIYHNDKGFKYTYGNKLFKTLGLKNFMILPIADEDIKMGCVLVDYFGKDNLISEEEVEVNNLLLMNLLIRIKNAMTEESKLMKERYLTMSKVSNKFIKNNKKLINYVETFIEKLVNNRYNSKDIDKIKRYLRDEKKKNVVIKDALDSSKNNFEVFNFEKLVEKIVKNSQKILKKYGINTSLFIDFSGNMYGDKKRIYQMFIQILRNSINAILTRNKLDKKINIVVVGDKNHRIILEIIDNGVGMTEEEVKAVMRPYSDAKGNSIMGTGLITIYKIVKEHNGFMTISSELDVGTKIRIIFNEYREEINQ; encoded by the coding sequence ATGTTTATAAAGAAAGATTCTCTACTTTTAAGAATAATTTCATATAATGGGATTGCAATAGTAATTGTTGCTTCAATTATGGCAACTCTTTTTGGAATTATGATTTTTAATGAACTGAATATGAGACTTTTAGATAAATCCCGTGAAAGAACCTTACTTGTAAACAAGGCTTATTTGTATTATATTGATAAAAGTCGTGAGCATTTATATGATGCTTCAACTGATGCAGTAAATCTAATTTTAGTTGATAGTAATGATAAACTAATTCAAAATAGACTAGCATCAGCAGTGAGAAATCAACTTAGTACAGAATCATATGGTTTGTATAGAAAATCGTTTATTCAGATAGTTTCTCCAAATAGAATAATTTTAGGAGAAAGTGGAGATAGAGATATTAAATATGATTTATATAAAAATAATGATATTATTCCTTCAAAAGAGTTTTTAGAATATGGTAAATCTGAATATGTTAGTACAAAAGAAGCACTCTATGTGAGAATAGTTCAGCCATATAGACTATATAAGTCAACTGAAAGAAACTATATTGTTTTGACATTTCCCTTGAGTAATTACAGTTTATCAGAGATAAAAGAATATGCCTATTTAACAAAAGATGATAAAGTATTTATTCTATCAAGAGATGGTCATCTATATGGAGAATTAAGTTTAGATAAGGTTGATAATTTTTTTGAAAATTTTAAATTTAATAAAGTTGGGAGGGAATTATCAGATAATAAGTATTATTTCTCTGAGAAAAAAATAGGAGATAATTACTATTACTTAGGAATGCTTGCCTTAAAAAATAATAGTAAAAGTGATGACTATATCGGAGATATAGGGGTTGCTATATCAAAAAATGATTTTGTTGTAGTAAAGTATATGCTAGCAACTATAATATTAGTTGTTGGAATATTAGCAGTTGTTATAAGTACAACTCTTTGTGCAAGAATTTTTGCTAAACTTCTTAAACCCTTAAATATACTGGCAGATAAGACTGAGAAGATAGGTGTAAATAATGAAAAAGATGAGGGAGGAATAGATTTTAAAGAAGAAAATATCTTTGAAATTCGTTCAATCTCAAATTCTTTAAAGTTTATGACAGAAAGAATAGAAGAAAATGAAAAACTTTTGAAACAAAATAATAATAAATTAAATACAAACTTAAATAGGTTAGTGGCAGTAGAAAAATTATTGATGGAAATTGATTTAGTTGGAAGTTTTCAAGAAGGTGTGAATAAGGTTTTAAGAGCTTTAACATCAGAAATTGATTTAGGATATAGCAGAGCTATATATTTAGAATACAGTGAGGAAAAAGATGAGCTTTCAGTAAAAAATTATGCTATAAATCCTCATATATTAGCAAATGCTGAAAAATATACAGAGGGGATAAATGGTTTCACATTTCAAATTAATAATATAGGTGAAATGATACCTCTTTTAAATATAAAATATGAACCAGGTGGAATATTTTGGGAAAGTATGGAAACAGGAAAAATAATCTATCACAATGACAAAGGTTTTAAATACACCTATGGAAATAAATTATTTAAAACTCTTGGTTTAAAAAATTTTATGATATTACCTATTGCTGATGAAGATATAAAAATGGGGTGTGTGTTAGTTGATTATTTTGGAAAAGATAATTTAATTTCAGAAGAAGAAGTTGAAGTAAATAATTTACTATTGATGAACTTGCTAATAAGAATTAAGAATGCTATGACAGAAGAAAGTAAACTTATGAAAGAAAGGTACTTGACAATGTCTAAGGTTTCTAATAAGTTTATTAAAAATAATAAGAAATTAATCAACTATGTTGAAACTTTTATTGAAAAATTGGTAAATAATAGATATAATAGTAAAGATATAGATAAAATAAAACGATATTTAAGAGATGAAAAGAAGAAGAATGTTGTTATTAAAGATGCTTTGGATAGTAGTAAAAACAATTTTGAAGTCTTTAATTTTGAAAAGTTAGTAGAAAAAATAGTAAAAAATAGTCAGAAAATTTTGAAAAAATATGGAATTAATACTTCATTATTTATAGATTTTTCAGGAAATATGTATGGAGATAAAAAAAGAATATACCAAATGTTCATACAGATTCTAAGAAATTCAATTAATGCTATCCTTACTAGAAATAAATTAGATAAAAAGATTAATATAGTTGTTGTAGGGGATAAAAATCATCGCATTATTTTAGAAATAATTGATAATGGTGTTGGAATGACAGAAGAAGAAGTTAAAGCTGTTATGAGACCATATTCAGATGCAAAAGGTAATAGTATAATGGGAACGGGACTTATAACTATATATAAAATAGTAAAAGAACATAATGGGTTTATGACTATATCTTCTGAATTAGATGTTGGAACAAAAATAAGAATAATTTTTAATGAATACAGGGAGGAAATAAATCAATGA